TGCGGGATGGGCAGCAAGGAGGGAGTgttgtgctgtgggaggggcggtgaggagggagcgccgcgggaggggcggtgaggagggagcgccgtgccgTGGGATGGGCGGCAAGGAGGGAGCgtcgtgctgtgggaggggcggtggggagggagtggaggtgtTGAACTCTTTCATTGATTATCAGCTGCACCAACCGTACCGGGGAAGCCTGGATGGGTTCGAGTGATTTCACTCTCAGGGCTGATGCGGCAGGTTCAGCACAATGTTGGCACCCTTCCTGTGCCAGCTGCACTGACGTCGGTGGGCACCGCAGCTGGCCAACACTGGATCTCACTTAACTGAAAACTGACACAAGCACTCGTGAGCTTCAAGAATTCTGCAAGAGAAGTTGGCCTCATTTGTGCAAGTGCacacgtctgtgtgtgtgtgtgtgtgcgcatgagCGTCTGAGACAGTGCATGTGTGAGTATGAGGGACAGTCAGTCATGCACTTTGTGTTTGTGAATCTGTGTAAGAGACTTTGTGTCTTTGATGCAACCATGTGCGTCTGCAACtatgattctgtgtgtgtgtgtgtctgtgcgcagggtgtgtgtgtctgtggtgtgaGAGCGAGACAAATTTTGTGTTTGTGAGACTAGATGTGTGTCATGTCGCTCtgtatgagagagagacagattctgtgtgtgtgtgtgtgtgtgtgtgtgtgtgtggaaggggTGCAGCATGACTGAGGGTCCCCCAGACCTCAGCTGACCTTGCATGTCCGGACACAGCCCCAGCCTCTCACACGATGACCCAACAGCGGCACCTCTCTCCTCACAGATCGTCAGTGACGCCCGGCGGAAGTCAGACGTGCAGTGGTTCCAGAGGCACTTCGCCGAGGTCACGCAGACGGTGCGTGTGGTGGCCTCCCAGGAGACCCGCAGCCAGAGGGGCTGGACATTCACCGCAGGTACAGGAGTTGTTGTACCTCTGCTCACAGTCAGGACGCACGTCCCCAGTCACCTCCCACACCGCTGGGACCactcggcccattgtgtctgtgctggtatTAAGggagcctaatcccaccttcccgCTCCGAGTCACCTCCGGGTACTGCTTATGTTAAAAACCTGGATGTATTAAAGGTTGTCACAATACACCCCCACCCGTCTccatgaccccctccggcccctacaccctccccatCCTCGTGACACCCtccggcccctgcacccctccccgtctctgtgacccgtCTCCGGCCCCGGCACCCCTCTCCGTCTCCGACCCCGACACCCGTCCCCGTCTCTGTGGCCCCCTACAACACCCCATATCTCTGGTTTCTAAGCCCCTCCTCTCACTGCCCCGCCACCATGCCTTCAGCTCCGGAATTTCCTCCGTGAACCTCTCCGCCTGCCCGTGACGAGCAGCCGCGGGGCCTGTCCGCGGTCACTGGTTGCCGGTGGTAATGGACACCACGTTGGTTCTCGCTCCCCGGGCAGGTGTGGATGACGCGGAGTCGGAGTGTGGACTAGATGATGGAGTCCATTGGGACTGGATCCTGACCAACGACGGGGAGCCCCAGGAGTTGGAGAGACAGCTCTGTCCTTTGCTGGAGTTTGCCCAGAGCCGGTTAGCCCAGTCTGGGCACTGAGAGCAGGTGGTGGGACCTTTTGTCCTGGTggtacgagacattggtgaggctgcagcgGGAGTGGTGTGTACGGTTTTGGCTGCCCTGCGGCAGGAAAGGTGCCATCAACCAGGAAGCCTGCAGAGAAAAtgcacgaggatgttgccagcactcgaCGGCCTGAGTTATATCAGAGAGAGCAGtgcaggggccagagggggtcacggagacggggaggggcgcaggggcaggagggggtcacagagacggggaggggtgcaggggccggagggggtcacagagacggggaggggtgcaggggccggagggggtcacggagacggggaggggtgcaggggcaggagggggtcacggagaggggtgtgggggccagagGGGGATACGGAGAGGTTGGCctggctgggactttattccttggagagcaggagactgaggggtaaccttgtagaggtgtataaaatccggAGGGGCACAGATCgggcgaatgcactcagtctgtttcctggggaaagggaaccaagaactagagggcatggatccaaggtgaaagaggaaaaatttaaaaaggacccgaggggcaacttcttcacccagagggtggtgtgtatatggaacgagctgccagaggaagtggcagaccCATGCCCACGCACAGTCGCACAGGTACaaccacaacatttaaaagacacttggacaggtccatggataggaaaggtttagagggattggggccaaacacagacaagtggAACTGGCtaggatgggaatcttggtcagcacggacgagttgggccgaagggcctgtacaacGGCTGCAGGGCTTGTGTTGGATGCCTGCTCTCCTGCCTTTACAAAGCGGCCGGGGCTTCCTCACCAGCCCTCGGAGGGGTTGGGGTGCCGATGCAGCTGAACGTCTACATGCTTCACCCCCCTCGCAGGCGGCCTGTTGATAGGGGTTGGGGGGGCTGGTCAGTGGGGAAGAAGGTGCACCCAGGTAATCGCTCCCCCTCGTGGTACGGAGTGGGATCAGCTCCTGGCAGGCTGGGTGCGGCACGGGATCGTCGAGGCTTGATCTGGAGTGGTGAAGAGTGTGAGGCTGCAGCCGAAGCCAAGCAGCTGTGGCAGGGAGGGGCAGTGGTGCCAACTGCCCGCATGGGCTCTGTGCACTGATGAGGCTCAAGGCTCACCAATAAATGCAACGCTGGAGGCAAGTCTGCTCCGTGCTGTCTGTCTGAGTGTTCACTGTGTGTCTCTTTGCTTTCGATGGTGTTTGCTGCTCTCCTGGTCCTGGTGGGAGCGTGcagaaggagcttcactctgtgtctgaccccgggagtgtgtgatgggacggtgcggagggagcctcactctgtgtctgaccccaggggcgtgtgatgggacggtgcggagggagcttcaccccgtgtctgaccctgggagtgtgtgatgggacggtgcggagggagcttcaccctgtgtctgaccctgggagtgtgtgatgggacggtgcggagggagcttcaccctgtgtctgaccccgggggcgtgtgatgggacggtgcggagggagcttcaccctgtgtctgaccctgggagtgtgtgaagggacggtgcggagggagcttcaccctgtgtctgaccccgggggcgtgtgatgggatggtgcggagggagcttcaccctgtctgaccctgggagtgtgtgatgggacggtgcggagggagcttcaccctgtgcctgaccccgggagtgtgtgatgggacggtgcggagggagcttcaccctgtgcctgaccctgcTCTCCCAGCCCTGGGGGTATTTAATCGCTGTGACAAATGTTTTGCTGCCTCTGGCCACTGTTTACAGCAGGGGGCAGCAGAGGCACACACAGTGACGAGGTGCACTGCTGGGTCTGGATCTGCTCCCCAAGTCCGTGGAAATCAGGGAGGGAGCAAACATCCGTGTTCTTTCCGAGTCTGAATGCcaggggagtgaggggaaggaGCCAGTGACCCTCCATGGGTCgttccctcattcccctcccttcACAATCCAATGTGTCACTGTTGCCCCCGTCTGCTCCTTAAGCACTGCCCCAGTGAGAGGACATTCCACACGATCTCCAGCGACGGTGGGACACCAGACTCTGGTCCGACAGAGGCCACACCGGTGcgtttttcccccccccccaccccgcatgGGCTCCGGCACGCCCAGTGTGTGCCGGTCGGCGAGCACTCCCTCGCGGACATCCCAGCGGAAGGCCGAGAGGTCCGGGTGTCCCTAACCCTGTGGGTGATCTTCCAGCAGCGGTCCGTGTGGACAACCCCTGGGGTACGGAGCGTCGTGTTCCGCAGAGCTCGGTGAGGATCACAGCCGAGACACgaggttctgcagatgttggaatctccctccccaccctcgcctccctctggttcctcacctccttccccctTTATTCCAAGGTCTCCTGTCCTCCGCtgccggattcctcctcctccagccctttgcctcttccacctctcagctTTGAacatcattccccctcccctgcccccccccacccaccttgcccctccccccatcacctggactcacctatcccctgcctgtgagtgctcgtccccctccccttcctattccggcttctcccctcttcccttccagtcctgatgaagggtctcggcccgaaatgtcgactgtttatttccctccacggatgctgcctgacctgctgagttcctccggcattgtgtgtgttgctcaggatCATAGCAAACCTCTCCGGACCTCCTTGGTCAGTGTCCTGCCCAGGGAGAGGTGGCTGATTGTCTCAGCTCCCAGGGTTTCTGCTCGAGCCCGGCCTTCAGGTGTCCATCGACCCCGGAGAAGTGGCAAAGCCTCAAAGCCAGGAGCGCACCATGTCCATGGCTGATCAGCCCCTTGATCTGCTCGTTCTCATCTGGGTCTTCCTGACAGAGAAGTCGCAAGGCTCTTCACAGAGGCCGGGGGCAGTGGACCTCGGGCAGCTGGGGCCACTGTGGACATTGCTGCAGGGAGCAGCAGCAGTTGTacggagatacagcacaggaacaggcccttcggcccaccgagtccatgccgacctcaaGCACCCCTCcctgtttcattctccccacatttcccaacaacattcccccacccccaccccccaagggcCATGACCAGGTAGGTTGGGAGACTCAATCCTCTCAATTCATcttgagaggtccattcaagagtctgataacagcgagacagaagctgtccttgagcctggtggtacatgttctggagcttttgtatcttctgcccgatgggagggggggtgggggaggaagaggtcTGTGGAGGTGtggccctctgcctccacagataggatctctttattagtcacgtacattgaagcacacagtgaaatgcatctttttgcgtagagtgttctgggggcagcccacaagtgtcgccacacttccggcgccaacatagcgcgcccacaacttcctaacctgtacatctttggaatgtgggaggaaaccggatcacccggaggaaacccacgcagacacggggagaacgtacaaactccttacagaccaccggaattgaacctgggtcactggcgctgtaatagcatcacgctaaccgctgcactaccatgcctgctcgacccactgagttaccccagcagtttgtttgaagTTCTACATCTCAACATCTGCGGTCTCACGTGTCTCCCTTCCAAGCCTTCTCCTGGGAGTCTCCCCTGGGTGTGGCAGCGTGAGGGCGCCCAGCGATCCCACGCCGCTCTCGCCTGTGGCCATCCTCGGAGGTCACATGATCCACTGCCCAGCCAGCCCGATGCAGGAACCTCCCTCGGATCAGCAGAGGCACGTGGGGAGAGTTGTTGGACGGTGAGacactgtgtatgtgtgtgtgtgtgtttgtgagagagatCGCGATCAACATCTGCAAACACTTGAGGACAAAACCGTTGACGTACCACAAAAAATCCCCACAGCTGGCAGCATCTGCATTGGGAAGTTAATAGACTCTCAGAGACTTCAATCAAGGATTTTGGCTTGGTCTAATTCCCCCCGTGCCAATTTCTTTCGACTGACCCCATTGCTATTTTCTAGATCATTATTTTTTCCCAAAAAAAGCCCCTGACCTCAAATATTCCCCATGTTCCTGCAGCAAGGGTTAGATCTGGAAATAAGCCTCTCTCTATCCCATCCTGTCAAAGGCTCTCAGCCCCGCTGCAGcacaggtcagacacagggtgaagctccctccacaccgtcccatcgcacattcccggggtcagacacagggtgaagctccttccgcaccatcccgtcacacactcccggggtcagacacagggtgaagctccatccgcaccgtcccatcacacactcccggggtcagacacagggtgaagctccttccgcaccatcccgtcacacactcccggggtcagacacagggtgaagctccctccgcaccgtcccgtcacacactcccggggtcagacacagggtgaagctccctccccaccgtcccgtcacacactcccggggtcagacacagggtgaagctccttccgcaccatcccgtcacacactcccggggtcaggcactgggtgaagctccctccgcaccgtcccgtcacacactcccggggtcaggcactgggtgaagctccctccgcaccgtcccatcacacactcccggcgtcagacacagggtgaagctccctccgcactgtcccatcacacactcctggggtcagacacagggtgaagctccctccacaccgtcccatcacacactcccggggtcagacacagggtgaagcttcctccacaccgtcccatcacacagtcctGAGCCATGTCCCCTCTCCTGAGGATACGAAGGGAACAGCTGCCCTCCATTCCCTCAGCTCAGACCTTGCTTGTGTGCCCCCAGACGGTGACTGCTGCAGTTTGTGCTGACCCAGGGGTTGTGCCCAGGTTCCTCGACAGTTTGACTTGGGCTCACAACCATTTACATTGGAGAGTCACAGGCAAATGCACACATTGATGGATACAGACACACAGTCACCTTCACAGACAATCTGTCACACACACTCGTGCACAACCTCTCTCACACAATCTCAGACTCTGtctcacacattctctctccctcacacacgaTCTCCCTCTGATGCTCATgtacacagtctcacacacaccacACTTCCATGTGCACACAGACCACTGTATGCGGTCTCACACACCCCATGTGACACAATCTCATGTGCACACAGCTGCGTGCAAACTCAGTCTCATGCACAAACCCCTGTACGCACAGTCTTACAGACCCATATGTGTACACAGTCTCGCACACAGACTCCTGTACACACACTCTTACATGCAGGCTCATCTACATACATCctttcacacagacacacatacgcATAGTCTCACACACAGACCCATGCGtgcacacagtctcacacacacagagaccCATGCATGCGCACAGTCTCACACGCAGACCCATGCGTGTGCACACTGTCTCACATACCTGTCTACATACAGCCTCTCACACAGACACgtacacacagtctcacacacagacCTGGCACGCACAGTCTCACATACAGACCTGTGCATGTACACACAGCCTCACACACAGACCCAGCACGCACAGTCTCACATACAGACCTGTGCATGTACACATAGTCTCTCACACAGACCCGTGTGTGCGCACAGTCTCGCACTCAGACCCggcacacagtctcacacacagacCTGTGCATGTACACACAGCCTCACACACAGACCCGGCACGCACAGTCTCACATACAGACCTGTGCATgtacacagtctcacacacagacCCGGCACGCAGTCTCACATACAGACCTGTGCATgtacacacagtctcacacacagacCCGTGCGTGCACACAGCGGGGACACTGTGTCGCTTCAGTGATGGATCCTCGCCGACTGTTGCTGTGAAACCCGTCAGCAGGTGACAATCGGAAGGCACATCACTGGGCCGTTTGAAGCTCTCTCCTTCCGGCAGGAGGTGACTCAGAGGTGGTGAAGGGGCTTATCTTCAGCAGCAAATGTCTCTGACACTTGTTTCCAACCCGTCTGTTTGCCAGAAGCTGTCCCCAGTGACAACTTTCAGATTATTCCTGTCTCTCTGACAGCTTCCTCCTGCCTCCTGTGGAGCTGAATCCAGCTGGAGTGACACAGTGGGCACGGAACAGCCTTCGTCCCCACTGTCTGCGCCCACTGTGGCTCAGAGAGCAGCAGGCCCACCTCACCATCACCGGTGTGGCTTTGTGTCCCGCCCCAGACATCTGAGTGTGGACCTCTGGGCTCGTTCTCCACTGCAGGGTCGAGGGAAGGGTGGTGAGGACGGAgcagcagtgaggagggagtgccgcactgcgggaggggcggtgaggagggcggggcggtgagggagcgccgcactgcgggaggggaggtgaggagggggcgttgaggagggagcaccgtgctgtggaaggggaggtgaggagggagcgccgcgctgcgggagggacggtgcggagggagcgctgcgctgtgggaggggcggtgaggagggagcggtgaggagggagcaccgcgctgtgggaggggcggtgaggagggggcggtgaggagggagcaccgcgctgcgggagggacggtgaggagggggcggtgaggagggagcgccgcgctgtgggaggggcggtgaggagggagcgccgcgctgcgggaggggtggtgtggAGAATGTACACAGGAATGTGAGGGGGGACCAACATGATGTCTGTAAAGTGTGAATACATgagtgtgactgtgtgggtcagtgtgtgtacaCAAACctatgtctatgtgtgtgtgtgtctgtttttgTGTGTGacctgtgtgcatgtgtctgtgtttgtgtatgtgacTGTGTGACCATGTGTGTCCGTTTCcctctgtgtgtggtgtgtgtgtgtgtgtgtgtgtgtgttcctgtccCTGTGAAACCCTGTGAGTGTGTCCCTCTGTGAGTGTGTCCCTGTCTCTGTgagaccctgtgtgtgtgtgtcagcacCCTCTTCGAGTGGAGCTGATTGTGCACCATGGTGTGTGCAGACTCTGCCTCCCCCTCTCCCGGGGGTCTCCTGGTGCATGAGCCGCAGGTCCGAGGACCCTACCCCAGCCAAAGAGCTGGGGGTCTCTGACAACCTACCCTCGGGGTCTGGCTGTGTGACACCACTCGACACCCAGACACCCCAGGGGTAGTGACTGGCTCAGGAGGCCTCATGCAGGAGCTGGGGGGAAGGGTGCGGAGAGGTTTGGGAGGGGAATTCTGGAGGTGGGGATTAGCAAAGGTGGAGTGACAGAAGagggatgtggggggtggggagaaaccTCCCAGGGTGCGGGTCTGAGGGAGGTTAGGAGAGCAGGAACCAGGTGTGGTGGGTGGAGAGGACAGGGTGCGTTCTGGGACCCCAGAGCGTTGGTGGGGATGTGGATTATCCCCCGGATGAGGGAATAACCCTGACGCTAGTGGCAGAGAGTCATATCTTAATCAAGCAAATTCAGGGCAGCATCTCCTGGGCATTGGATGCCGAGAGGGCGGTTACCACCCTCCACACCAACAGCTCCCCACGGCGGATTGTTGGCACGCAGTGTACGTTCTGGTTTCTGTCCGTGGCATTGAGTGCTGTAAATTAGCGTTTgaacagcagtgcattccaggggaATGGGGTCAGGGTTGGGCAGGCAGAGAGCCCAAGCAGCTGGGGGAAAACCAACATGAAATGCTGGTGAGAGAGCTTCCTGAGCACTGTCGACAGAGGCCGTATGTTTATTCCTCTCCCAGAGCTTGGCGGATAAATAATTGGACACACTTGGCACTCAATCACTGGAAAAGCATTGGTTCCATCCCTGGCCCAATAATGTCAGGCTTTATTGGCACCcggagtgtgtgtgtctgagtgagtGCATGagtctgtgactctgtgtgtgattctgtgtgtgtgtgtgtgtgtgtgtgtgtgtgtgactgctcCATGCCTCCCTGGGGGCAGGCACTGCTGGGAGGGATGGATTGGGTTTCAGGTTGGGTACAGACTCCCACTGTGTACCCGGGGGAGCAGAGGGAGAGTTCACAccccggggaggggaggggcccttggggaggggtgtgggggcctgaggcggggaggggtgtgggggccaggTGATGTAATGGGACCACGGTGTGTTCTGACCATGGGGGGATTGTCTGTCTGTGGGGCTGTGTAATCCTCTCATGAATGCATTCATTTCAAACACTTTGCATCCGTTGAAGATTGTCGAAGTTGTTGCGGGAATACTGAGCGGTCACCAGAGGTCAACAGTGCTCGTCTGATTTTGTCACTGGGGCGGTGTGACTGTAGCTGGGGAGTTGGTGTTacatgggagggggagggggatccTGTGTGTGTTGAGGGGGGGTTTCAGCCTCTCCTGCACCACCTCAAAGCCCTGGAGACGAAGCAACACTGCATCCAAATCAGCTCTCAAATTCCTGACAAATTTAGCACCGTCTGAGTCACTGACACATTCCTCAGGGATCCGCCCTCCCTGGGACCGAGCCCAGAGCTCACACACAGCGGGAGCTGGGGACACCGGCACCTTCCCAGCGGATCCTCCTGCTGGCTCCCTCCGCCTCATCGGTCACTCACTTCCCATCTGCCTCAacatcacctccctccaccccatatccctcactccctcctcccctccatatccctcactccctcctccccacatccctcactcactcctcctccccacgtccctcactccctccctcctccccacgtCCCTCATTTCCTCCCCAcgtcctcactccctcccttcccccccccacatcctcccctccccaaccacccaCATCCGTGGTGCTACATGAAGACAGAAGAAGGTTCCTGCAGTTGAACAGCTGGCTGGCAAGGGTCAAAGGTCTGGCCACagaacagctcaggaacaggcccttcggcccacaatgttgtgctaaactagtTAAGCaaatgatacctaatcccttctgcctgcacatggttcacatccctccattccccgcacgtccatctgcctatctaagagcctcttagatgcttctatcgtatctgcctccacgcccacccctggcagcacattgcaggcacccaccgctctctgtgtaaaaaacttgccccacacatctcctttgaatgttccccctctcacctgaaatgcatggcctctaatataacacatttctaccctgggaaaaaagattctggctgtccactctatctgcgcctcttataatgttataaacctctatcaggtctcccctcagcctgtgccgctccggagaaaacaacccatgtttgtccataCTGGTGGAATATATGGATCTGAAAATGTCCGTGACCCTTAAGAAAGGGCAGAGTCTAAAACTCTCTCGAAATCTGGCCAGCTGCTTGGATAAACCTTTTTAATGCGCACTCACATGTTATATTGCCACATCCTGATGAACAATCCTGATGACGTCCAAAATAGAAAGATCAGGATTAAAATCTCTGCTGTGTCCGTAACCAATATCATATTCCTCTGATGAGTATTACTCAACAGAAAGTCAGCGAGCACAATGTGTTATTAGAGGGTCTCAACATCACAGCAGCCTCCAGCCATCGACACTGTGGTGTTAATGGACCCTTGAATGGAAGAgtggtacattggtttattattgccacacggACCGAGctacagtcaaaaactttgttttgcctgctgtccgtacagatcatatagttacacagtgcattgagggagtacaagggaaaacaataacagaatgcagaataaagtgttacagttacagggaaagtgcagtgcaggcagacaaggtgcaagggccacgatgaggtagattgtgaggtcaggagtctgtactagggagctgttcaatagtcttataacagcggggtagaagctgtccttgacactgggtgaagctccctccacaccgtcccatcacacactcctggggtcagacactgggtgaagctccctccacactgtcccatcacacactcctggcgtcagacacagagtgaagcgcGGGGGCTTGGGGTGGGGAGTgttacagggatcagtgccatgCTACAGGTTCTTAAATTAGTTGACAGACTCCCCAACGGCCTGTCACTTCTGTGACCTGGAGGACTCTCTTCCATGGAGTGTGATGTTGCCGCCCGCCCTGTTGGAGTATTTGTCAGGGCCGCTCCTCTGGTTCTGGCTGCACTTAAGGCTCACCCTCTGGGCACCCTGTCTgaacgtagaacgtagaacatcgaacagtacagcacagaccaggcccttcggcccacatagctaatccctcctacccacagaatgcccacatccctccattttcctctcattcatgtgcccatccaagcccctcaaaagcccccaatgagtttgcctccaccaccctgtcaggcaacgcattccatctGGAAGGAGGGGAGATCAGTCAGGGGAATCTCCGTGTCTGCGTCTGCGcctggccattcacaggtccggCCAGCGGGCAGCCTAGGGTTCCGCCCAAGCCAACTACCAGGGATACCACCATGCCCGGATgttcctggagagggagcaggtgATGTCTGCTTGCTCTCTGCAAGCCTTTCGGGACCAGTGGTCTCTGGACGGCTGGAGACCATTCCTGGACATGGGAGAATTTAACTTGTTTCATTCTTCACAAACTGAACCAAGACCAATACGACAGAGTTGCCCCTGTCCGTAAAGGCCAAGTTGGTGTCCTAAACTTAAACAAAGTCAGTTCTGAAGATGCAGGGACAGAGTTGCCTGAAAGGAACGAGGGTAGATGGTAGATCTTCGACTGGGGATAATTCAGGAGATCCCTCACACATTTCAGCAGAGGTGCGTTCCGGGCAAGAATGAGTGGTTCCGTTCTGGCTGCACTCCAGCCCCacgctgctgatctacggtcacccggtgTGGTGGGGGGGCAGGTGCGTGAGAGatgtcctggtgggtcttctcctgGGTCTGgtcaagctggccatccacgggtcccggcggcgggcggccgagggttccggccggtccaCCTGCCTGCCGCCTTCTGGGCTCATGTCCGCGCGCggatgtccttggagagggagctcgTGGTATCCATAGGCATCCCAGTTGGGTTCTGTGATCGGTGGGgccctcaggggatcgcatgtgttgtggacggtgagaatgtgattcttccctgaagtgttgcgtgtgcgtTCGGCAGGTGTTAGTTAGCGTTATTGCTGTAGTTCTGTAGTTTGCAGAGTTTTTCTTcaactttctgtattagttgca
The sequence above is drawn from the Pristis pectinata isolate sPriPec2 chromosome 40, sPriPec2.1.pri, whole genome shotgun sequence genome and encodes:
- the pmvk gene encoding phosphomevalonate kinase isoform X2 → MICWGEKKRACDPGYFCRLIVKDVKSPVWIVSDARRKSDVQWFQRHFAEVTQTVRVVASQETRSQRGWTFTAGVDDAESECGLDDGVHWDWILTNDGEPQELERQLCPLLEFAQSRLAQSGH